Within Agarivorans litoreus, the genomic segment CCCGTTTGGTCGTTATTTTTAAAATGCCAAGCAGTGCAATTATAGACTGGTTAAGAATGCCCGGCGTTGCGCTTGCCTCTGATGGCGGCTCAATACCTAAACCAGGTGCTGGCATTGATCTTCCTTTTGAGGAATTGAACAATATGCATCCACGAGGTGCTGGAACATATGCCCGAGCTTTACGCATAGCGCGAGAAAACAACATTCCGCTAATGCAAGTCGTCGCAATGTCTAGCTACAATACGGCGCTTCCTATGAGCAAAATGGGCTTTGAATTCATGCAACTTCGCGGCAGAATGCAAGAAGGTATGATTGCAGATATCACCATGTTTGATCCTGAGACGGTGCAAGATAACGCAACTTATGAGACAGGCACTATTCCGTCGTCGGGCATTCCTCATGTAATTATTAACGGCGTAATCGTTATGCGAGATTCAGAGTATGTCAGCGGTGCTTATCCTGGCCAGCCAATACGTTTTAAGGTTGAAGAGGAAGGTCGTTTTCAGCCATTATCCGAAGAGAGTTGGAAGGAAGAGTTTCAAGTTGATGTGGTGGATTTCAGCGGTGCAGCACTGACTGTAGACTTGCACGATAAAGAAGTGCATCTGCACTAATACACAAATGGTTATTAATGTAAGTGCCGGTTCTTGAAGACAAGAATCGGCATTTTTGTTAAGTCAGTGAATACACATGAATAACTATTTTTCCGGTTAGCCCCCTGCCGATAGCACTTGTTTAAAGTAAGCAGTATTTAATGCCGCGATATTTTGCTTAGGTCTGATACTGTCCTTTTACTCGTTTCTTGCCTCAGCAGGTTTAGCGCTATATGGCGGATAATCGCCAAAAGCTCTGCGGCGTTCTCTCGGTAGATTTGACAATTGTCTTCGCAAAACGCTCTATCAAGCACCCAGTGAAGGCTGTTTTCGATACCCCGATAACGTGAACGGACAATTTATTTAGACAGTACAATTTGTTATCACCACTCCCCGCCATTTAATAAAAAACGCATACGAGACCGACCTTTAAAAAATACTTTTTACTCATTAAACCAACTGATTATACACTTTTTCAAACTGCGGGATAATCGCTTCTGGCGAGTAACGCTCGATAATAGTTTGCCTAGCCTGCTTAGCAAGCTGATGCTGAAAATTAGCATTTTGTTGCCAGCATTTAATGACTTCACACCACTGCTCAACTTCAAAGCCTTCTAGTATAAAACCATTTTGTTGGTGTTTGATGAGTTCACTAAGCGCCCCAACATTACTGGCGATAACCGGGATCCCTCTGCTCATGGCCTCTAAAGCCGCCAGCGGCAAGCCCTCATTTCGTGAAGGCATACACAGTAAATCTAGCTCCTTCCAGCAAGTATCCATGCTGTTTTGTTTGCCGCGTAAGTTTAGGTTTCTTAAGTTTCTGTGTTCATCATTTGGCAATAAAGCCCCCTCACCAAACACCACAAAGTTGAGCTCAGGCATGGCCTTAGCCAATTGGTAAAAACGATCAGGCCCCTTTACTTCTGTTAGCCGACCAACAAAACCAATGGTTAGACGGCGCTTATATCGCCGCGACTTTAAGGTCGATACAAACGGGGGGACTTGCACGAAGTTGTTCACTATCTTGCTAGATGCTGCAACACGCTTGGCTATATCTCTACTAACAGCAATTCTGGCCTGCGATAAACATGCGGTATACCGGTCTAGCCAGTCGTAGCAGGCTAAACGCCCTTGGCTAATTTCACCTGCATGATAGCTAGAAACCAACTTGATAGGCTTAATACAGCGTAACACGCGCCCTACTAAACTTGCTTTGTAACCATGGCTGTGTACCAGTCTTGGAGAGAAGCCATTCACCGCATGCAACAAACTAGCTATCGCGCCGTCGAGTATTAACCAAGGCACTTGAGCTTGCTCTAACTGACTAAGCATAGGATGAGGCTTGATATAAGCCTTCCAAAACACAACACATACAGCATGGCCTCGTTGCTGAAGCGCTAAGGCCAAATTGAACACGTGGCTCTCTATACCGCCCACTGTTTGGCTGTCGATAAACAACCAAACAGAATACGCTTGAGGAACCATCTCACCATGATGATATGCCTGCATCGCATTGACCTCTTAAAACGAAAAGCTCGGTGAGGTAACACCTAACTCTGCCAAACTTAACTCTTGATGAACTCGAGTCACGTTGCCAGACGATAGCTGCCAAACCTCAGCCACTAAAGTGCTGGCATGAGCTGGTAAGGTTATATCTAGCGCCATTTGTGATTGGCTAATTTGACCACGCCATACACAAGAACTGTACGCTATGCTTTGCTGCTCCATGTCTTTCCATTGGGTACAAATATTTAAGTGAGCTCGTTCGTCTCCCTGCATTGGATAAGACACCTGCAACTCTATATCTTGCTGATTACTAAAAATAAAACTCTCTGCAACCTGTACGTCTTCTAAGCTGGTTGCAACAGGGGTTGGCTCAGGAGCGGGCTCAGGTAGGGTTTCTACCGGCGTAGTAGGTTGCGGGCTAGGCTCTTCGCTTTCTACTGCATCCACAATTTCTACAGCACCACTACCGCCGCCTCCCCCCCCACAGGCCACTAACAAGCTGCTGCTTAACACCAATAGCCCACTACTTAAAATACGGTTTACATTGATTAACTTGTTCATGGTCTTACTCCTGATCTTGATAAATAAGTTCGCTGCGGGCATTTTCCAGCAAGTACCAGTCACTGGCTTGTTGACCTTCACTTTGGGCGTATTCAATAAAGTTGGGGTAGGCATCGCTTACTTTGATTCGCTCAAATGGATACTGCCAGTTGTAAGGCACAATGATTGCCCAAGGCAGGCCGTTGCCAGTTTGGTAGTAGGAATTAGCCGCTGGGTTGGACACATCATCCATGCTTCCCCACAAGGTATCGTCAGCTTGCGAGCTTGGGCTTTGATTTTTAGCGTGGATCTCTAAGCCACGGCCTGGTGAGTTTGCAAAATAAGGGTTACGCGCTTGATCGGTTGCGTAGATAAATGGGTCAAACGGTGCGCTAGGTAAACTACTGGCCGCGACACCTTCAAGCATTGGTAACAATACTTTAAAGTGAAGTTGACCTTCGCCACGACAATCGCTTTGCGTTTTGTAAAAGTCACACTGGTTTTGATTATTAATATAATCGCGCACGTTACTGGCAATGATCGCGGTAATATCGCTAGTGTTTGCATCCAGAACCGGACTATCCAATAGCTGTCCATTTATTTCATATCGAATGGCTGCAACATCCACCAACGATTTATCAAGCCCTGGAATACGGATCGCAAAGCCATTATGAAAACTTGCGCCAACCGCTCTTACTTCACCTTGCAGCTCTACCCTTGCAACGTCGCCATCAGCAAAACTTAATACCTTAGTTTGCAGGTTTACCACTAGGTCGTTAAGGTCGTAGTCGCCTTCTGCTGGCCAATTATCTTCAAAGGCAACCGTGGCGTAGCCATCAGCACTTGGGTAATAACTAACCTGAGTGGCCGAGTCGCCCACGTAGATTTGCATGTCTTCCACTTCACCATCTGGTGCGCCACCCGTGGCGGCATTACCACCCGCCGAGCTAATCCGAAAACGTGCCCAGCGGTCACCACTTTCGTAGCCCTCAGGCACACTCACTAAAAGAGATTGCACACCACTTACAACAGCTTTATCAGTTAACACTTGCTCTTCTGGGTCAAAGTATCCGCTGCCATTCAAATCGATCCAGGCGCTTAAATAGCCGTCTGCAGAGCTGTCTACCTGCACTACAAAATCTAGGCCTACTTGCACATTGGTTACAAATGCAATGCCGTCTTCATCGTCCAATAAACGAGAGCTGTCATCACTCTTTGGATACACATAAGCATCGGCTTCGCCGTCTACATAGGTGCCTAAGTGAATTCCGCCATCCACTAGCTGGTGGCGCGCGCCATTATTGGCTAAAGAAGTACCAAAGCTATCTGGAGCGTCACCAAAGTCGATATTGGCTTCGTCTTCGGCAACAATCGGGGCGATTGCGCATCGGGCGCCATCGTTATTACCCGATGCCGGTCCTTGTGCGT encodes:
- a CDS encoding glycosyltransferase family 4 protein, producing the protein MQAYHHGEMVPQAYSVWLFIDSQTVGGIESHVFNLALALQQRGHAVCVVFWKAYIKPHPMLSQLEQAQVPWLILDGAIASLLHAVNGFSPRLVHSHGYKASLVGRVLRCIKPIKLVSSYHAGEISQGRLACYDWLDRYTACLSQARIAVSRDIAKRVAASSKIVNNFVQVPPFVSTLKSRRYKRRLTIGFVGRLTEVKGPDRFYQLAKAMPELNFVVFGEGALLPNDEHRNLRNLNLRGKQNSMDTCWKELDLLCMPSRNEGLPLAALEAMSRGIPVIASNVGALSELIKHQQNGFILEGFEVEQWCEVIKCWQQNANFQHQLAKQARQTIIERYSPEAIIPQFEKVYNQLV
- a CDS encoding LruC domain-containing protein; protein product: MKLWKPLAFAMLCSPLSTYGAAFSSCPTQAFLVQQNVAQLFGVNLATGFYQTLADDMGTTGKLNALGFNLHDDYLYAWSYQHGTLARIGDDYQIEPLNLDWNGIDSNVSFYVGDVAVSHNAHYLYRSGSSRGLYRVSLDETDSDYLQMQRVIDGSALNLRIFDMAFHPDNNMLYSVDNNGNLWSIDASNGNSQNLANVGQTGTFGAVYFDVDGNLYISRNSDGSVFKIDVSESNPQAQFYAQGPASGNNDGARCAIAPIVAEDEANIDFGDAPDSFGTSLANNGARHQLVDGGIHLGTYVDGEADAYVYPKSDDSSRLLDDEDGIAFVTNVQVGLDFVVQVDSSADGYLSAWIDLNGSGYFDPEEQVLTDKAVVSGVQSLLVSVPEGYESGDRWARFRISSAGGNAATGGAPDGEVEDMQIYVGDSATQVSYYPSADGYATVAFEDNWPAEGDYDLNDLVVNLQTKVLSFADGDVARVELQGEVRAVGASFHNGFAIRIPGLDKSLVDVAAIRYEINGQLLDSPVLDANTSDITAIIASNVRDYINNQNQCDFYKTQSDCRGEGQLHFKVLLPMLEGVAASSLPSAPFDPFIYATDQARNPYFANSPGRGLEIHAKNQSPSSQADDTLWGSMDDVSNPAANSYYQTGNGLPWAIIVPYNWQYPFERIKVSDAYPNFIEYAQSEGQQASDWYLLENARSELIYQDQE